A region of the Clostridium estertheticum subsp. estertheticum genome:
TTCAAACTCTGATGCATCCATACCTATGTTTTTAGCAATAAATATTATTTTTTCTTTATCTCCTACTAGTATTGCATTTGCTATACCATTTTTCTTAGCATCACGAACTGCCTCAAGTACTGGTTCATCCTGTGCTACAGCTACTACTACGGTTTTCATTCCTTGTGCTTTTGCTGTGTCTAAAATTTTATCAAATGTTTTACTCATTCAATTACACTCCCTCGATTATATATTTTATATTATATATTTTGTATTATGTATTAACTTTAATATTTATCTGATGTGTATTATTGTTTCCTGTTTTGCATTTTTTATCTTCTGTACCATTTTAACAAACTTCATAAAGGAAAATCAAGAGTTTAGAGAAATTATTATACACATTTCCATTTTTTCATTATACTTTCAGCAATTTTTAATCCATCAACTGCCGCAGAAATTATTCCACCTGCATATCCAGCTCCTTCTCCTGCTGGGTATAACCCCTCTAAAGATATACTTTGAAACTCTTCATTTCTATCAATTCTTACTGGTGCAGACGTTCTTGTTTCTATACCAGTAAGTATTGCATCATTTCTTGAAAACCCATTTATCTTATGTTCAAAATTAGGTAAAGCCTCTTTTATAGTATCTGTTACATAAGTAGGTAAACAGTTAGTAAGATCTGCTAATTTATAACCAGGTGTATAACTTGGCTTTATACTCCCTATTTTATCACTAACATTGCCCTTAAGGAAATCACCAACTAATTGCACTGGTGCATTATAGTTCTCTCCGCCTATCTTATATGCTAGTCCCTCATAATACCTTTGAAATTCAATGCCAGCCAGTGGATTATCTGAGGCGAAGTCTTTAGGTCCTACTGATACAACTATCGCTGAGTTTGCATTTTTTTTATCTCTATTGTACTCACTCATACCATTTATTACAAGTTTTCCCTGTTCTGACGCTGCGGATACTACAGCTCCTCCTGGACACATACAAAAACTATATACTGCTCTGCCCAATTTGCTACTTTTATAAGTAAGCTTGTAATCTGCAGCTTTTAGTCTCGGGTGACTTGCATATTTTCCATATTGATTTTCATTAATCATATCTTGTGGATGCTCTATTCGAACCCCTACTGCAAATGGTTTACTAGACATAGATACGCCATTTTTATATAACATTTCGTAAGTGTCCCTTGAACTATGTCCCGGTGCTAAAATTAAATTATCACAGGGTATTTCTTCTCCATTTACTATTAAGCTCTGCAGTTTTCCATCTTTAATCTTAATATCTTCAAGTTTACTGTTAAATCTTACTTCTCCGCCTAACTTAATAATAGTTTCACGAATGTTCTTCACAACGTCTTTTAACACATCTGTACCTATATGAGGTTTTCCAATATATACTATTTCTTCTGGTGCACCCGCCTTTACAAATTCTTCTAATATATAATCACACCTAGTGTCCTTTATTCTTGTAGTTAGCTTTCCGTCTGAAAAAGTCCCTGCTCCACCTTCACCAAACTGCACATTAGATTCTGTATTTAATACTGCTCTTGTCCAAAATTTATTTATGGTCTTTGTTCTATTCTCTACCTTTTCTCCTCTTTCGATAATTAACGGTTTATATCCCTTTTGTGCCATAAGAATACCAGCAAACATTCCTGCTGGTCCCATTCCTACTATTACTGGTCTATGCTTCATTTTTTTAGTTCCAAATTCAAACTCAGCCTCGTATTTGTCTTCTTCAAGCTTAACATCTTTATTGTTCGCTCTCGTGACTACATTTATTTCATTATCCATTGTGATGTTAACGGCATAATTAAACTTAATATTATTTTTTTTCCTAGCATCTATAGATTCTTTAGCTATTTTAATTTTCTTTATTTCACTATCAGAAACTCTCATTAATTTTGCAGCTTTTATCATTAAATCGTCTATTGGTTCATCTATATCTAAAGTTATATTATTTACTCTTATTGTCATTGCTCACTGGTACCTCCGTTTGCTTTTTCGTAATAGTTACTCCTATTTTATCCGGGTTGTGTGATACTAAAGTTACTCCTTTTGGCATAGACACAATTACTTTCACGCTTTGTTTGCCCTCTGTTAAACCTGTTAAATCTACTTTCGCGGAAAAATTATTTAAATCCAGATTATTAATAACTGATTCTAATCCGGAAACCGATATTGATGTCTTACTACTATCTAACGTTGCTAAATAAGTCTCACCCAAATTATTGTACTTGATGTCTAAACTTAAATCCTTTTGAACTGTCTTGTCTACCTTTTCTGTCGTAGCTGCTCCACTTGATGCATTTGGACTACTTAAATTAACTTGAACCTTAACCATAGCATCCCCACCGACCAAATTTAATCCTTTTGGAATTATAACCTTTGCTTCAACGGTTGTACTCTTAGTTATTTTACTTAAATCAACCTCTTCTGTGTTTAAGTATTTCAGATTATCAAGTTCAGCTAAGCTCCCTGTTATATCTACTGTATCCGGTACAGCCTTTATGCTTCCTAACGTATACTTAGCATCTAAACTTCCTGCAGTTTTCACAGTAACCTCTACGGATTTTGTCTTTTTTACAAGAGTTTTAACATTGATATAGGCTGGACTTACAACAACATCTTTTATTTCTTTTCCCGATTCATCTACCGCTTTAAGCTTGTATTCTTTCGATGTATTTGATTCCAAACCTTGTATATTTTCGTCAATCACTATTTTTTTCACTTCACTTATAACCTTTGAACCGCCTGATACCGTAGCATAATCTGATGATAGCTCTGGCTTTGATGCGTAAAAACCTTCTTTAGGTTTTCCACTTACATTTACATTTATAGGCAACTTTTTCTTAGTAAGTTCATCTAACTGTATTGTTATAAAAAGACCATCGCTATTTACCACATTTATATTATCTGGACTTTTTTTTATTTCAATAGGTATCTTATATTCTCCACTTTTAAGCGCATATGCGCCTAAGTCTGCAACCACCGTAAAATCAGATGCTTTCATAGCCAGAAGTATGCTAGTATTGGCTCCTTTAATATTTAGGGATGTTGTTAAATCTTGTCCTGAAACTAAAACAAGATTTGACTTAGTTAATACGTCGCTATTTAACATTGTTACAGGTACATTTTTAATTTTGTAAGCAGTCAACGGATTTTCCGTTCCTGTTATGAAAAGCCATAGCGCAAAGGCAGCTATTACACAGCAAATTTTAATTATTAATTGTTCTTTCCGTTCTTTATCCATGCCTTTACTCTCTCCTTTAATGTTACTTTTTTAGTTTGTCTTCTCTTTATTATTTGAACAAGTACATTTTTAAGCTTATCCTTGTCATAGTTTCTCATTAATCTTCCATTCATTGCAAGAGAAATAGTGCCTGTTTCTTCTGATACTATTATTGTTAAAGCATCTGAAGTTTCTGTTACTCCTATTGCTGCTCTATGCCTTGTTCCAAGCTTTTTGCTTATTTTATCACTATTAGTTAAAGGCAGAAAACACCCTGCAGCTATTATTCTATCATTTCTTATTACTGTAGCTCCATCATGAAGGGGAGTGTTAACTACAAATATATTTTCTAATAAGGCTGCAGATATTACAGCATCTAGAGTATTTCCTGTTTTAATTATTTCCCCAATACCTGTTCTTTGTTCTATTACTATTAGTGCACCTGTTTTGCTTTTCGATAATATTTCAACAGCATTAACAATTTCAGTTATAACCTTCTCCATTACCTCTTCATCTTCAAATATGTGCTTATCAGCAAAAGCCGTTCTTCCAATATGCTCTAAGGCTCTTCTTATCTCTGGTTGAAAGATGATAACAATAGTTAAAACACCAATTGTTATTGTTTTGTTTAATATCCAGTTTAATACTGTTAAATTAAGAAACTGACTTATTGGAATAAGTACAAAAATAAAAATAATTCCTTTTAATAACTGTATAGCTCTTGTTTCCTTCATTAGCATGTAACTTTTGTAAAATATAAAAGCCACCACTAGTATATCTAGAATTGAATATACACTTATATTTTTGATCGTGTTCATAATCAACTTATATACTTCCATAAAGCTCACACCCCTCTACTAAAACTCTTACTTCCAATTATACACTATGCTTTGCTTTATTAGTACATATTATAAGTTAATTTTATTGTAACAATTAAGCCTATGTTAAAATTTATTATATTAAATGTATAATACTTTTAAATTTAAAATAGTATAATTCTGCAATTTAACTAGAATAATATATGTATCATATTAATATAAGAATATAATGAAATTATTGAAGGAGTGAATTATTTTGGGTATAAATAAAAATATTATAAATACTAGTAACAAGAGAAAAAACCTTAAACTAATAATTTTTTTATCAACTATTTTGCTCTCCATAGGTATTTTCTTGATTTGTCACTATTCATCTATAACTAATGTATATAGTTCCTATAAAACCACTTTAATAACCAACATTAACGGTATAAATGATGTCAATAAAAATGTATCCCAATTTAATAGCAATAAAACAATAGATGTTGACTATGCAAAAAAACAATTACCTAAAATTATTAATGATTTATCTGTCTTTAAAGCTAATTTATCAAATTCACAGCCTACTACTAAATATAAAAAAGATAACGATAATTTAAAATCTGGCCTAGATAAAAATTTATTAATATATAGACAGACTTTAGCAATTTTAAATAATCCTTCTGGAAATGATGTAGAAACGTCTATGGAGAATCTTAAAACTTTTAGAAATGACTGCATAAATTTTTATTCATTAATAGATGTTCATAATGCTTCAATATCACTGCCAAAAATCTCTTTAACTTTCATTGATAATATTCTTGATTACAGTGATACCGCTGTAATGATAAAAAAGGAAACAGTTCTTAAGTCACGTCAAAACCAAGAATTTATAAGTGATATTGATGGTCTATCCACTGATTTCTTAAATATTAAAAGTAATCTTTACTCATATACAATAAAAGTGAGAAAAAAAGAGATGTCCTATTATAATCTTTCAAAACTAGTTGATGATGATTTCTCAAAACTAAACAATCTTAAAAGTACATTTAAAATTTTAACTGTTCCTACCTCCGCAATTCCCACTTATGAATCCTTCAAAATTTTATTAGATAAATACGAAAGTTACTTAAGTGATTTCAAAATTGCTATGACAAATGAAAATTCTAAAACTTCAAATGCATCGATAACTCCGAAAGTATTGGAATCTTTATATACTTCGTCTAATAAACTATTTAAGGACGTAGAAACTTCATATGCTAATTATATTAAATCCTATACTGATCTAAAAAATCAATAAGTCTATATTATTCATTTTACACTGCTTTATGTTATATAATAAAATATTAATGTATTATTTTCACACTATAGGTAATACTATATTAGCCGAAGTAAAAAATACGCGGAGGAACCAAGCATCTGGGGTGAATCACTAATTGTGTAGGTTAAACCTTTCCCGAACCCGTCAGCTAACTCCGCAGGCAAAAGGAGAGAAAAAATATGAAAAAGCTTACTTTTTTATCATGTATGATGCTAACATTATTTTTAGCATTTCCTAGTTTAAGCGTAAGTGGTGAACATTTGTATTCATTTGGATCAGAAAGTAAAGATTTATATAATGAACAAGTAGAGGCAGTAGAAGTATTTAATAAGTCAAATAGCTCAATTTGTATTACCGATAATGATATTTATTTAATGTCTCAAGTTGTATATGCTGAGAGTTGTGGCGAGCCTGATAGTGGCAAACTTGCCGTAGCATCAGTTATATTAAATCGTGCTAGTGATAGTCATTTCCCAAAATCTATTTCCGGTGTTATTAATCAAAAGAATGCTTTCTCTTGTGTTAAAAATGGAAAGGTATATCACAATGGCAAATCAAATGTTATCCCTGATTCAGCCTGTTACACTGCAGTACTAGATGCATTAAAGGGTAAAGATCCTACTTATAATGCTGTTTTCTATTATAATCCCGAAATAGCTACTTCAGGATGGATGAAAAGTATAAACAAAACGAATATAAAGACAATAGGAAATCACGTTTTCTTTGTAGTTAAATAAAAAAATATAAATTCTAAAATTAAAACCAGACAGTTAACTTTCGCTAACTACCTGGTTTTATTAATTATATTGATAAATTAAAATTCATTTATATTTCTATTTATTTACATGTAACTTATCCACATAAGAAACAGCAGATAATGCTGCTACTAAACCTTCTCCTGCAGATTTCATATATTGATATGGTGTGCCAGTACAATCTCCTGCTGCATAACATCCATCTATACTTGTTTTCATATCTCTATCGACCTTTATATGACCATTCTCAATCTCAATACCTGGTACTAATTGACTCGGAGATACGCTGTCTCTTAACATAAAAATACCATCTGTAGCTATTTCACCTTGATCTAAAATCATCTTAGTAACCACATCATCTCCAACTATTTTTAAAGGCTTGTTATTTATAATTTCTACATTTTCATTTAAATTATATTCACCTTTATACATTGGTATATAATATGTTTTTCCACTTAACTCACTTACATAATTAGCTTCTTCGACGCTTTCTTTATTATAACCAACTATAACAACTGTTTTCCCCTTATATAATGGAGCATCACAGGTAGCACAATATCCTACTCCTTTTCCTAAGAATTCTTCTTCCCCTATTAATGGCTTAGTATATTCTATACCTGTAGCTAATATTATAGCTTTAGCCTCATATACTTTTTCATTTACCATCAGAGCAAAATAATCCCCCATAGCATAAACATTGTTTATTTTTTCATTTACAATCTTTACACCCATATCCTTGATATGATCTGCAAATTTGTTTTTAAGCTCAGTTCCCGTAAGGTTATAAAGGCCTAAATAATTATTTACCTTTGCCGCTTTTGTTAATTTAGGACTCAGATCTTTATTCCCAAAGATTACTATGTTTTTATTTCTTATTTTAGCATTAATTGCCGCCTCTAGCCCTGCTGGACCTGTTCCAATTATAGCTATATCATATCTCTCGCTCATACTTTCTCCTCCTCTTGTTTTTCTTTGATACACAATAATTAACAGTTTATCTTTATCATTAGTAAATATTCCAAACCTTTAAAAATGGAGATATTTATTTAAATTATAAAAATTTAAATTATCTATCTCCAAAATACTTTACTAACTATATATGTTATTTTATTGTTTTATTTTTTTCTAAGTACTATTATGCCTTGATGGTATTTAAAATTTTATAAATTTTTCTCTATTACTTTCTTAAGCTCAGCTTTTGGTCTAAATCCTACTAATGTTTCTTTAACAGAATCTTTATTAAATACCATAACTGTTGGAATACTTGAAATTTTGTATGTTGATGCAGTTATAGGACTTTCATCCACATTTATTTTAGCAAATTTAACATTTGTCCCCATTTCTTTTGCTAATTCTTCAATTACTGGACTTAACATTTTACAAGGTCCACACCAAGGTGCCCAAAAATCAACTACAACTATGTTATCTGAATTTCCTATTTCTTCATTAAAATTTATATCATTAACTTCTTTTATCATATTATTACCTCCATTTATTATACCCCGCTAGGGTATGTTTATATTGTTATTATTGTATACCTTATACTGTTACTAGTCAATAATATTGCAAATTGACTTCTTCTATATCGATATTTTTAAAATGTGTAACAGGGTTATGAAATTTGTGTTACATATTTTAAAATTAGTATACCCAAAGTAAATCTTAAAGATGTCTATTACACCTTTGTTATGTCATTTATTTTTATATACCCAATATTTTCTTTACTATCGAGTTTTTATATAACGAATCCGGAAATTGTTCTACTAATTTTTCAGCATAAAGTTTTGCTTTATTTGAATCTACATCTTTGTTTATTAAAACTAAATTATATAAGACTTCCTCGGTGTAACTTCCACTAGGAAATTGTTTTAAAACAAACTCATAGTATTTAACAGCATTTTGAAAGTCAGAACTAGCTTTATAACTTACTGCTAACATGTAAAGTATATGTTCTTGTAAATAATCCCCTTTAGAATATGGTAATGCGTATAAGAAATACTTTTGAGCTTTAGTATACTCTTTATCCTTTGTATAACCTACACCTTTATTATAAAAGTATAATACTCCCTCTTTTTTTATAATTTCTTCACCTTTTACCATAAGTAACTTATCATTCATACCTAAATCAGCTTTGTTCCATCTATTAACATATGAAACTATTTGCTCCATATTGTTATTCTCTATGCTTATCTTAAATTGTTCTCGTGGGAATTGTTCAAGTTTTTGCACTTTATTTCCTACCACTTTTGTACCCAATTTATCTAAATTAGTGTTCTTTTTAATTTCTACTAATTTGTCATTTCCCTTTATTAATAAGATTCCACTTTGTAGTTTTTGCGCACCCATTGTTGAAATATGTTTTATATTGTAAATGTTGTTTTTGCCTATAAATATCACAGTTATAATTAATAATATACTCGCGGTAACTGCACCTATTTTCACATAATTTATTTTTCTCTTTAAACTTCCATATTTTATTAATGTCTGCTTGTTAATACTCGCCTCGGCATTCTTCTTGTCTACTTTTATAACCTCATTTATATATTGTAATGCTTTATCATATTCACCTTGCTTTATATAACAAAGACTTATGTTGTTATTCACATTTATAAAATTAAAGTCACTATCTTGACACTGTTTTAAAGTTTCTAAAGCCTCACATATGTTTAATTGCTTTATTAACTCCAATGAATTTATATATAATTGTAATCTTTTCTTATCTCTCAAACTATCGGATAGGTACTTCTTCGATACTTTATCATTATTCCGTTTATAATTGATATCCCACATTTTCTTAGCATTTTCTAAATCACCTTTTAGATAATATAAAATACCCTTTAAATTTAAAGCAGCAGCATTTGTACTCTTTAAAGAAATACTTTTTTCACAAAGATCTAACGCCTTGTCTATATATCCATCATTGTACTTATTCATTGCTTTTACATATATTTTCCCTGATTTATCCATAATTTCACCTTTTATTTCATATATTTATAATTACACCAATTATATCATAGGATTTGTTTTTTTTAATATAATCATCCATAATAAAAAAATGTAATTTAAATTCATAACCTTGTAGCAAAA
Encoded here:
- a CDS encoding cell wall hydrolase yields the protein MKKLTFLSCMMLTLFLAFPSLSVSGEHLYSFGSESKDLYNEQVEAVEVFNKSNSSICITDNDIYLMSQVVYAESCGEPDSGKLAVASVILNRASDSHFPKSISGVINQKNAFSCVKNGKVYHNGKSNVIPDSACYTAVLDALKGKDPTYNAVFYYNPEIATSGWMKSINKTNIKTIGNHVFFVVK
- a CDS encoding tetratricopeptide repeat protein; this encodes MDKSGKIYVKAMNKYNDGYIDKALDLCEKSISLKSTNAAALNLKGILYYLKGDLENAKKMWDINYKRNNDKVSKKYLSDSLRDKKRLQLYINSLELIKQLNICEALETLKQCQDSDFNFINVNNNISLCYIKQGEYDKALQYINEVIKVDKKNAEASINKQTLIKYGSLKRKINYVKIGAVTASILLIITVIFIGKNNIYNIKHISTMGAQKLQSGILLIKGNDKLVEIKKNTNLDKLGTKVVGNKVQKLEQFPREQFKISIENNNMEQIVSYVNRWNKADLGMNDKLLMVKGEEIIKKEGVLYFYNKGVGYTKDKEYTKAQKYFLYALPYSKGDYLQEHILYMLAVSYKASSDFQNAVKYYEFVLKQFPSGSYTEEVLYNLVLINKDVDSNKAKLYAEKLVEQFPDSLYKNSIVKKILGI
- the trxA gene encoding thioredoxin, coding for MIKEVNDINFNEEIGNSDNIVVVDFWAPWCGPCKMLSPVIEELAKEMGTNVKFAKINVDESPITASTYKISSIPTVMVFNKDSVKETLVGFRPKAELKKVIEKNL
- the cdaA gene encoding diadenylate cyclase CdaA — protein: MEVYKLIMNTIKNISVYSILDILVVAFIFYKSYMLMKETRAIQLLKGIIFIFVLIPISQFLNLTVLNWILNKTITIGVLTIVIIFQPEIRRALEHIGRTAFADKHIFEDEEVMEKVITEIVNAVEILSKSKTGALIVIEQRTGIGEIIKTGNTLDAVISAALLENIFVVNTPLHDGATVIRNDRIIAAGCFLPLTNSDKISKKLGTRHRAAIGVTETSDALTIIVSEETGTISLAMNGRLMRNYDKDKLKNVLVQIIKRRQTKKVTLKERVKAWIKNGKNN
- a CDS encoding NAD(P)/FAD-dependent oxidoreductase, whose translation is MSERYDIAIIGTGPAGLEAAINAKIRNKNIVIFGNKDLSPKLTKAAKVNNYLGLYNLTGTELKNKFADHIKDMGVKIVNEKINNVYAMGDYFALMVNEKVYEAKAIILATGIEYTKPLIGEEEFLGKGVGYCATCDAPLYKGKTVVIVGYNKESVEEANYVSELSGKTYYIPMYKGEYNLNENVEIINNKPLKIVGDDVVTKMILDQGEIATDGIFMLRDSVSPSQLVPGIEIENGHIKVDRDMKTSIDGCYAAGDCTGTPYQYMKSAGEGLVAALSAVSYVDKLHVNK
- a CDS encoding NAD(P)/FAD-dependent oxidoreductase produces the protein MTIRVNNITLDIDEPIDDLMIKAAKLMRVSDSEIKKIKIAKESIDARKKNNIKFNYAVNITMDNEINVVTRANNKDVKLEEDKYEAEFEFGTKKMKHRPVIVGMGPAGMFAGILMAQKGYKPLIIERGEKVENRTKTINKFWTRAVLNTESNVQFGEGGAGTFSDGKLTTRIKDTRCDYILEEFVKAGAPEEIVYIGKPHIGTDVLKDVVKNIRETIIKLGGEVRFNSKLEDIKIKDGKLQSLIVNGEEIPCDNLILAPGHSSRDTYEMLYKNGVSMSSKPFAVGVRIEHPQDMINENQYGKYASHPRLKAADYKLTYKSSKLGRAVYSFCMCPGGAVVSAASEQGKLVINGMSEYNRDKKNANSAIVVSVGPKDFASDNPLAGIEFQRYYEGLAYKIGGENYNAPVQLVGDFLKGNVSDKIGSIKPSYTPGYKLADLTNCLPTYVTDTIKEALPNFEHKINGFSRNDAILTGIETRTSAPVRIDRNEEFQSISLEGLYPAGEGAGYAGGIISAAVDGLKIAESIMKKWKCV
- a CDS encoding CdaR family protein, producing MDKERKEQLIIKICCVIAAFALWLFITGTENPLTAYKIKNVPVTMLNSDVLTKSNLVLVSGQDLTTSLNIKGANTSILLAMKASDFTVVADLGAYALKSGEYKIPIEIKKSPDNINVVNSDGLFITIQLDELTKKKLPINVNVSGKPKEGFYASKPELSSDYATVSGGSKVISEVKKIVIDENIQGLESNTSKEYKLKAVDESGKEIKDVVVSPAYINVKTLVKKTKSVEVTVKTAGSLDAKYTLGSIKAVPDTVDITGSLAELDNLKYLNTEEVDLSKITKSTTVEAKVIIPKGLNLVGGDAMVKVQVNLSSPNASSGAATTEKVDKTVQKDLSLDIKYNNLGETYLATLDSSKTSISVSGLESVINNLDLNNFSAKVDLTGLTEGKQSVKVIVSMPKGVTLVSHNPDKIGVTITKKQTEVPVSNDNKSK